Part of the Osmia bicornis bicornis chromosome 7, iOsmBic2.1, whole genome shotgun sequence genome, attattaacttGTTCAATAGAACTGCTTTATAAAGTAAGCGAAATCATAGTTTGTCTGGTTTTATCAAGCGGTTAAATTTCAACTTGAACAGTAACAAGTTTTAATGCTCCAATCTCAGATTTTAATtcgatatatgtatataatatttttcagagtgaccaaaaaagaaaaaaaaaatggtggACCACGGATTTCCTGGACAGCATACTACCACAACTACAGTAACTACAAGTACCACTACTACACAACCAATTATCCGATTTGATCCGTCTTACACGAGAACATTACCTGGAATTCTTAAAGTCGCTCAAGTGGTGAGTTTATTATTAATCGATAAACTCCTTGATTTTTTATATCAATCGATCTTTTGATTATGATCGCGAGttatgaaaattatacacaagcgatatacataaataaaacgttGCGTGTGTGTGTGCGCACGCAATCAATACATATACATTAGCGTTTATTATCTTTTCGTTATCAAAGTTAATTCCATGGAACGGTTTactgaaaaaatgaaacgtcattaacatttttaatatggaattaacaatttatatttctttttttgtagATTTTGAGTCTTCTAGGATTCATATGCATCACAGTGTCCAGCCAAAGCAGTTCCAGTCGTGGAGGATGGTTCAATACCGTGGCGATGGGTGGTTTCTGGTTCACAGGGATATTGCTCGTTTTTTACTTGTTTCAtatcgttgaaaaattttcgaaaattcctTGGATAAAAATTGTGAGTCACAGGAGAGGAACATTAGCTTCTCATGCATGATTATTTATCCGTCATCGATTATATTAAAAGTCCCGTGATAGTTCCAGAATAGGAGCtcgttaaaaaattaagaCGCAAGTTATTTTTGTAAGGAGGTGAAATATTGATCTTGGTCGAAGTAACCGGAACGTTTCGCACTAGAATATGCTATATACCAAATCGAGTTTAACGTCGTTATTATTTAACATCTTGTAATTTGTTTGGAGAAGTAATATATGTCCGCATTGTAATTTGCAGGAGTTCATATTTTGCTCAATTTGGACTGCTTTCTATTTGTTAGCTGCTGCTCTGGCAGCAGATTATGCTAAATACGTAGAAGCTTTTGGAGTTGCAGCAgtaagttttatttaattcgtAATCTGTTTTATCTTGAGtctgcttttcttttctttctacgAATTTTATTCACATTTTCTTTTGTAGTTCTTTGGATTCTGTGCCATGGTAGCTTACGGCCAGGACGCTTGGTTGAAGTTTCAAGCAGCAAGGAGCGGTGCTTTAGCACAGGGTCAGTACACTCCCAAACAAGTATCAACAGTTACGAGTCCAGCGTATTAATTCTAAACAGATAATTGTTCGATAAACATCGTACGAATCGACCATTTTGAAGACATATCTCGTTGCTTTTATAAGAAGGAtttcttttctatctttcttgTTATACTATTTGAACGTAAAATGCTAACAATAAGGCACAAACTAATCTCATTAATTAACAttgctatttttttttttttttttgctaaaGTATGCACGTATTCACGTACATACGTTTAATCGATGTCACTGAATCACTGATATTTAATGAtcttatatacatatacatatatatatatatatacatatctgTATTATAAGTAAGATGATATACAAATACGcatattttttaatctctttttctttatacATATTGTTAGCTGGTTATTCATTGTGTATTATGTCGTAAGGTTTTAATATCTGTTGATattgaaatgatatttttgaACAGATAATATATAcagatacatatgtatatctaTTGGTATACATTTATAAGCAATATATATGTTCGATCAGTATTGTGTTCATACTATATGAATCGTTGATATATACGAATATTTGTACttgttttgtatttaattttcgaACAATGACGATTTTGTCGTTTCGCGTTGCATTCCAGATTCTAGTAACAAATGGATCAAATGgttatctttatttatttgtaattgtaCGCGCCACAAGAGAAAGGAAGGTGTACGTTTTCAAGATATACATACAAGTAATGTTAGTTAGACATAAGAATCGCGTTTGttataatttaatgattttcaTGATATTACGCAACGTATCACGTATATTTTGTGATCTTTATTCGATCGACTCGATACAGGTACCTACatttatatgtacatgatATTAGATACATActaaataattctatttaacAAATTTCGAACAACACGAAGAAAACGCAACGACGATAGTTACGATGAAACTTGTACTACTAAAACGTTACttaaacgaaataaattattgaatgtTTTTTCCCTGCAAATAATTTTGTTGGGCTTTTTTTTGGCTTTTTTGgcttttttcaaagaaaaaccAGAAATTATGTAGCTGTGGAAATTGTTTTTGGACAAATTTTGATATGCGTTCTCTTCaaacgaagaaaatattaaattgaaagtttctttaatttctgTGAACGTATTTAGGCCTGCGGCCCTGTTTCTTACCCATACTAGAAAGATCAATGGTTTTGCCGTCGGGGAGTACTAATTTGTTTTCTTGATAATCAACAAACCCgttttcttcatcttcttcgcGTTGTTCCTCGTCGCATTTGATGCCAGTTTCGTAAGTGTATTCGCGTCGAATACCATCCGGATCTATGTAACCATATTTACCCCTAGTGATGCAATCGATGCCAATTAGTTCTTCTTTGTAAGATCCATCATCGTTCTCGAAGCCCCAGGTGATTGAGCCATCCGGATTATCGTTACGATACCGTCTGATAATCTGTTGCAAAACGCATTAATGTAAACGCATGATATGCGTATGATTTGCTTAACACCGTGCTTGATCTCTGTTCGTGTACCATTCGATATCGCGCTCTCTCCTGAGATTACATAACTGCTACAGGTTTCGTGCTCTACTTTTAGGCAACATCGTTAGAATCGCTTAGATAATGTCAAGAATTTCATTCGCAAAGTacttttatatatgtatattattttccaAAGGATTTTAACGTTCGTATACTGTTTCTTAAGTGGGAGAGCCAGATAATCGTGACACGATTAGCAGGGTGTAGTCAGGTTCCAAGGATTTCGTTTGATTGATTAAGTAACTATATATGTACAGATCGAATTCTTAGGAAACTAAGTTGCGAAATCGGTATATCAAGTTTCTATAATAAACAGGATATGACGAAAGGAAAGGGAGAGCCAGGGAGATTGATTGtcatttatttgaattttcagGACCTACGTTAAACGTagcatcgtcgtcgtcgtcgtcgtcaacCCTTTTCCCAAATGAACCCCTGAATGTACTAACCTGTGCAACTGGCTTCTTTCCACGACCATCGAAAGGTTGTGATGTTTTCACAGGTTTCGTAGGAGGTGCCTTAACTTGTTGTTTGAACGGTTCCTCTATCGGTTTCCTGGGTTTGTTCGCTTTTGGAGGTGGTCTGTACTGAACAGGTTGTGGAGCCGGGGTGGCTGATACTCCACCTCCTCTGCCAGTTGATGGTGAAGCTGTTTGAAGTGGAGGACGATATTGTACTGGAGGTGATTGAGCTGATGGACCAGCGGAACTTCTGGATACTGCCCCTAGATTCGCTATGGCACGTGGCACGTTTTCTTCGCTATCTTCTTGACTTTCCGATTGCTCCTCGCTCAATTCCGAATCATCGTCTTGCTCGCGTTGAGATTCTCGGTTTCGTGCATCCTCGTCTGGTTCTTCGTTCACTGGCTTAATATGCTGAGGGAGATTTTGTGCTGGTCCAGTTGGCAGATTGGGGGAGTTAGGTCGTAGGGGTTTGAATGGTGCCAGGGGCCCTGGACCAGTTCCGATGGGTCGTCGTGGACCGGTAAGTCTTTGATTCGCAAGCGCAGCCTGCGTTGGAATAGCTGGTCTAGCAGATGGCAATCTTTGGAAGCGCGCTGATCGCAAGGGTGCTGGTAAACCCTTCGGTGGCGAACCACCCTCTATGTCTTGATTAAATTGGGCCGAAACCAACACGGCGACGCATGCCAACAACTGtaagaaataattaagaaaagttAGGATCTGTTCGGCTAACGTAAAGACCTCGAGCCTTTTCACGGTGCTGGCAAGCAGGTTCTTTCTTTCCTGTTGTTATCTCTGAAATGCCAACTGTTCGTTACATGTACGACGACGACGAGCGTAGCATATTCTGGAAATGAAATTggctttctcttttctctggCTGGCGTGCCACGATGAATTTTACGCAAAAGCAACTCGAGGTACAGCTAATTATCTGCATACGTCCAGTCTTACCGAGAAACTTGCTGGCGTAAACGAGCACGTTTGGACCGGTGGTACCGCTTCCACGGGTAGAACCAGTCGCGAGAACCTGTTATATCGGGATCGAACGAATGCGAACGAGAAATAAGAACAATCGAATCGCTGTCGTGCCAATAAGCGGTGATCCGATACCAGACCGAGTCTACTGGTAACCCCTTCTAACGCATAGAAATCTTATTACTCTTGCTCTTGCAAGCTCGTTTCCTTCGATAATAATTCCCCGTTATACAATACATGTAAGAATATGAAAATACCGGTCGCTTGATTGCTGTTAACGTAATTTTCTTCACACTTAATCAGATCAGTCGATAAGAGGGTGAAAGGTACACCATCTTGGAAATTTGAAACATCAACAGGAACCaaagaatatttgaaatcaGTTGAAACTTTTGTTAGACTTTAGTTGCGAAGCGTGCTGAAATTCAACAgaaacttattgttagtagTCTCCCCTTCTCCCTCGAATGGTTAAGGTTCGATGGAAGTTCGAAAAAGTTGAAATGTTGTAACGTTCGTTAGGGTGCTGCGAACACGTTGTAGCCACGGTGTTGGCGAAGTTGTGGCTGTATCAGTGATCGTTATATCCTCCTCTACAATTCCTCTACTCCGCAGGAATGCACCCAGTCTCGGGAGAGAAGGGAGAGACAGGCGAGCCGAATGAACGTGAATTTGTTTCTTACGGGATTGCACTTCGTTCCAAGTCGTGGCACGCGTAGATATTTATAGGGAACACGACTAAAAATCTATTCGACTTTCTTACTCGCCACTTTCACTCGACCAGAAGCCGACTTTGCCTACAGCCATGTTTACGGCTGTATACCAATTTTCGTCCTTCGTGTCCGAGCATCGTAAAGAATGCGTTCTTTTCCTTCCCTTATACATACTTACTCGTTTCTTCGTTCATTCATTTTACCTTCTTGTACTTTCACTTTCTTTCTTCACCGATAATGTTAAACGTCGATAATAATTTCTTCGTCGATCGTTCCAATTTTATCATGAGCGTCACGTTTTTGCCATCGCTACGTGACGGTTTTAAACGATCAATTTTATAGGTTTCCAATGAGTATTGGAACGATAGTAACAGCTTAATATggttaaattacattaatgggTACTCTAGAGATTTCCCCACCATACAATAATTTGATATTCTCTATGCGATCAAAAGCAAGAGCATAAACACCGGTAGGGCTGATCGAAAGGAATGTCAAGTATAAAGGAAACTCTATAGGTATGTAAGTCGATACGCTTCTTGTAAGTTGTCTAAAAACTTGCCAGCCAACTTGGACTCTCCGACTAAGACTAAACCATTTCTCCCCTTTTCTTATATGTATCTCGTACAATTTTTAtggaaatatattataatgaaaCGCGATCAACATAAAATACACGGTTAGAGCTTTCAGCAAAACAAGAATTTTCGTGTTACAATTTGCATAAAGAATTTCGATCGTTCCGTCGTTACGGATCGTAAGCATCGAAAGTAATTTATTGTTTCTCTCCTGTTCGATTTTCTATCGCATTttgaatttgttaatattacaaatgtttgaaaattgaaatacaccAGAAGAAGAacgttttaattaactttcaaCTTTCTTTGGTAGCGTCAGCCTCGATTCGTATGGAGATTTGAATTTCGCGCTTCGCGGACGTCACTTCCAGATGCACCGATTTCTGCGTTCAAATTTAAATCGTTCAACTTTGATCAATTTGTAAAGTCATTGATTTTTTCAtaggaattttttaaattcgaaaTCGAAGCGTTCAAGATGAAGGGACCGCGGCAAATTGAAAACCCACGCTTCCCGCCGGGGTTCTACCTAGccaacgaaagggttaaagggtTGGCAAAGAGGAGAGAACACTTTGAAGTACTCACGATCACCGCGACGCGCATGGCCGTATAGTATCCCGTATCCCGTGTCCCGTGTCGCAATGGTGGTCACTCTGGGTGTGGTGCCGCCGCGTTTATGCCTCACACTACCTCGAACGACTCCCCGTCTCCGTCTTCTTATACCTATATCCCCGTTTAAATTCTTATGGTACGAGCAACACGCAGGCCAACTTTCCATCGGCCAGCAGGAATTGTGTTCCGTGCGAATACGAGATCGCGAAACGATTTGGCCCTCCGCGCCACCCGGTGTACAAGCGCATTCTTTCCTTCCTCCACCCAACTCATTTTATCACTATCCTGATACTTGCTTGACGATCATCTTACCTCACGCGTTCCCCCTGCTCATTTCGTTAATTAgtattagtaattagtaattagtattAGTATTGCTCAAGTCACCTTTAACAAACTTGGCTATTCCCCGGAGCACCAGCTCCTGTTTAGCTCAGTTACAGCCGTTAAACTCGGAGCAATAAATATAGCGGTAAAAATAAAACGCTACTTTTAGAGAGTTATTTAGAATTACCTAAGTGTTACATCGATCTCACTTTCCATCATTTATCATAGCATTTCACGTTTTCTCATActaacaaaaataatattcaattaacaTTTAATCCTGTCAGAGATTCTTAGACAATATTTCAACAGTGAAACTGCCTTTGTTCAAACCAAATTTATCATGCAATATTCATAATTAACGTTAATTTTAAGAAACGATGGTTTCAGTAATCCTTACTTGatgttttaaaaatgatgTCTACTTGGGATAATTTGGAGCACATTATCGTAGGATACCATTCGTTTGATGGTTGCCTAGAGGAAGGAGCTTCTACGGGAATAGTTAGTGCTCGAGGCTTGAATCCAAGGTCAGTGTCGGGGCTAAAGTCGGCTGCACTAATCCTCGTATTACGATGGCAATGTATACTATACATATAGTACCTGCGACCTTATGCAGCCAGCTATAATTTACTGTATACTGCACTTTCACGTGTAACAGCGCGTTCTTCAGCGTGTTGTATCTTCGAGATAAAAACGCACCGTTGAATTCTTGGCTTGAAAACGGTGCAGAAATTGGTTTACTCAGGGTCGTCAATCGGATCTGGAGAACGTCAAAAGAAGAATTTCTTATTCCACTAATAATTTCCACTAAATTTGGACCGTAGCGGaccattttaataaaaaataattgattattaagtTGTAgaacatttatttattgagtCTAACTTGAAGAGGCGGTATCTTTTGCAAAAGGTATGCAATAATCGTGTACTCCTCGGTCGTATCGACCTTACAAGACTGAAAATGTCATTTTGATATTTTCTTGTCGAGCATTGTAAACGTAACGACCCGTAAAACATTGATGGACCTGTAAACTATGCACGCACACCAAATGCAAATGTTACCAGAACATTCTCCATCATCTGAAACCAGTTTTCTCTTCGCGTCTTCTTCGTACATCCGCAGTACCAAGCGTACTTCGTTTTCTTCGCGGTTTTCAAGGTCAACCGACAATATTTCCTTCCACTTATAAGGGAACaattaaaatcaataattttgtatgtttattgtaattaattgagATTGAGATAAAATATAGTTGGTATATATTGTCTTGCAACAAACGAAgcattcattttaataattacaccGATCAAACTTGTTATTCGCCTACAACTGTTCTCTTTGCATGAAATTAAAGATCATCTTGTATTCTTCTACCAATCTGTTTGACCCATAAGACGTATTATTCAATGTTTGCGCAAACTGAACGAGGCCaactatacagggtgttctaTATGACCCACGTACCTCGAGTATTTAGACGTTCAAAATAATTtcctatttaaaataatagaatagaatttttttCAGCTATGTATGGAAGGTTATGTCACGTAACCGCCCGCCATTTTGAACCTTACAGCGTGGCGCTTCTGAAACGGTGCCACCGAAAAGAAACTCGTTAATTCTGGATTAATActaatatttaatgtaaagttctataattatttgatgtAATAAATCTTCAAGACGTACTTTACAAGCTTGAAGTcgagaaataaagaaacaattaaatttttcaaacccCTTCTGATACATAACTTTTTACTCGAGTACCATTCGAATCTCAAGTGAAACTTTTGTGTTGGAATTGACTCGAATTCGAGTACATATTGAAGTTGATCCCACCTCTAGGCAGTAGTACCAGCCGATGGTTACACGGCGACTACGTCCCAGggtaaaaaagaagaaagaagagaagagaagagaagagaagagaagagaagcgcGCGCAAGGGAGAACCGGTTTCATGGGGGTTTCAGCCTCCACAAAATGATCTGTCTGGCTTGCTGCTTCGACTCCGCTTGCCTCCACTGTTCACCTCCCGCGAAAGCGTTTGCTCCGGTGCAccacctacctacctacctacctacctacctaccaacctacctacctacctacctacctacctgtTTCTTTTCCTCCATCTCTGCTCTCTCACAAGACCTGCTGACCAACGTACCTGATTCGACGTCAAGAGGGTTCTAACTCGCGGCATTCCTCACCGAAAGCCAGTTGGACATTCCGCGCGGGGTAAATTGATGCTAAGAGACCTCGTCGAGGCCACCATCTCGCTACAGCTGGCATCAACTTCAATATCTacaaagaaattcaaaaaataaatatcgtaGACTGTCTTCAATTGCATATGTATTGCTGCAACTGGTAACCATAGATGACTTAGAATTGTCTGGTCATCGAGGGGATTATTTTGCGTTTCAAATACTTGCTGCATGTTTCATCATTTGCTACCCCCTCGAATAAcattaaaaacaaatacaTATAGCGATACATATGCCTCCCTTAGATTTTTGGCTATTTTAAACTATTCGTAGATAGAATAGCTCTTTGAAGTCCGATGGGGCAGCTAGGtgattgtttaaaaaatcttTCTCGGTGAgagaaattgtttattataaagAAAAGCGTTGATTTCGAGGTATGTATACGGTTCGAGGATGGCAGCGTCATCAAGCTCCTGAGGAGACCGGCCGATTGAACACGGGCCGCGATCGTGCCGATTCCTCTGATTGGCCAAGAGAGCCGGCGTTACTCACGGCGCAAGAAGACTCTTTGTCTGTTTTTCGTCCGGCCGACTAGCCGGCAACCGGCGGACCGCAAGTTATACGTGCAGTCGGAGGTCCTTCAGCCGTCGCGCCGGCTGCAATTATTACGCTCGTCTTCGAATTCGATCTCGGTTCGTTCGCGATTCTTTCAGACAAATCTTCCTACCAATATACGCCGCGACCATTCAACGAAATCGTGAACCGAAATCGTGATGTGCCTTTAAAATGTTTCATCGCGATCAATAACGGCGAGAGGATATCGGAGAAACGTCATCGATTCATCGGAGGTAAGACCCTCTTTCTCGGGAAGCTTTTATAACAATCATcgaagaaaaaatcaaatttcattgTCTTAAGTTCGAAATTTTCTCGCGAAGAAGTACCTACTTGGGCCGTCTATGTTTTTTATAGTTGATAGTTGAATGCAATTGTAATCGAAGGTCAGTATTTTTGggataatttttcttttcctgtcTTCGCGTTTTTTGAAAGATCAGAACTTTtaagagaagaagaaaccaGTTTTAGATTCAGCTACCCGGTACATAAGATGCTTGTATTCTACCGTGAATCGCCGACTTCATTCTGCGACCTTCAGCGTGCTATCGTTAAATCGTTCAAGAGCATTGGCCGCGATTGCTTTTAGATAAAGGcaaaagtttataaaaaaaattctaaactgaaaaagaaagagtatTGAACTTCGAGTATCGCAacttacaaaaaaaaagaaagttattAGTATGTAATGTATTTTTTTCTGGAACTTTTGTATTTgaaattgattatttttcaataaataagaatatttgTTAAAAGCAAGTACGTGAGAACCCGAAGAAACAAAGTTCCTTGAAACGCTAGACTTGCATACGAACATTTGTACGTATGTAAGTATGTGCTTCAGGCGCGGACACTGCTTCGGTCAAGGTCGCAGTCTGCAAGTTAATGCTCTTTTTACACGTTCTCTTTCCTCGGCTGTACACGGAGTCCCGGAAAGGAGCCAATTAATGTCTGCCAATGCAGATTCGTTTtgaacaattattataaataaattattgtagccaaaataataaaatatttcttaattactattattttgaattttgaattttgaattttgaattttgaattttgaattttgaaattttaaaaagttaagAAGGAAGGTACTGTGTCAAGGATTGGTAACTCCACCACCGTTGGCGAAAACTAACGGCCAATGGGGTACGAGTTTCCTTCCCTCGGCGCGAAATGCGGCAATATAAGGAGTGGAAAGTCCAAAGGCTTTGGCGGAAGGAGGCGAAATACTTAGTTTCAAATCTTTCTTTGGacgatttgaaatttattaactaatatttttatcttataGTAGGATAATCATAGTTGGGACCAGCGGACACCGGAAACTCATTTATAGTGCCACAGTAAGTAAGTAAAAAAGTAGGTAAGCAAGTAAGTAATCTAAGTGATCTTATTGATTAATATAAGTACTTgttcaattattcaatatcATTGTTATTGTTGATAAATTTCTTTGTTAGACTTTCGAATATAGTGACATCTGTGCTAAACTTGCGGAAACTACTAACCGAGGACAATGACTACATAACCAACCTGCCGAGGACTAACATTGTCTTTGATAATTCCAGTTGTCTGGGATATATTTGTATACGTTTATCATACGTTATTAATCTTCtgaattaatattgaataattattgaacagttacgatttattaataattcgatTATCCCAAAAATTCTTACCAGTAAGGATAGAATTAAACGTGGCGCTGTAGGCGGTGCTGATGTAGATCCATTTTGATTTCAGTGATCTAGCTCCTCTGACGGTCAGTGTCAGTAGCGTCACAAGTTGCAGTCGAGATAGAGGTGAATGTTTTGTTTTGCTGTTAAAAACGTCAGACAGCATGAATAATGTTTTCGCATTACTGATTTTGTTTATTACACTATTAGATATTGGATATTGCACACAGAGGACTGTAAGTAACAATATACTGtcgttttaattattagaattTGATTTTCACTGCGATTATTTGGATCAATGTtctattgaataaaaaaaaaaaaaaaataaaaaacaaaggtCGCGTGTAACGTGAATCATCGTTTGATTGTTTTTATCTTTCTCCTAAAGTctttagaaattattattgtatcgGGGGATTGGTGATTGAATAACAATTTCATGGTAATTGAGAGCACGTTACTTAATGAGGAACACGAGTTCCCATAAcccatttattaattaacgtGAGAACCCTAATCGAGGGATTAGCAGCGATATAATGTGCGGAAGTTGaagaataaatttaatcaaacatTTATGCATTCGTTCGCGATAAATACGATTATAAGAtaacattgttattaataaataaataatttctagaCATTGTAATTATAGTAATGTACTATTTAAATAGTGAGTTGTAAACAATATacttacatttttttatataaaagaatTTGCCTGGCACTAGTTACGATCATGGG contains:
- the LOC114878349 gene encoding CKLF-like MARVEL transmembrane domain-containing protein 4 isoform X1, with protein sequence MVDHGFPGQHTTTTTVTTSTTTTQPIIRFDPSYTRTLPGILKVAQVILSLLGFICITVSSQSSSSRGGWFNTVAMGGFWFTGILLVFYLFHIVEKFSKIPWIKIEFIFCSIWTAFYLLAAALAADYAKYVEAFGVAAFFGFCAMVAYGQDAWLKFQAARSGALAQGYHSFDGCLEEGASTGIVSARGLNPRSVSGLKSAALILVLRWQCILYI
- the LOC114878349 gene encoding CKLF-like MARVEL transmembrane domain-containing protein 4 isoform X2, encoding MVDHGFPGQHTTTTTVTTSTTTTQPIIRFDPSYTRTLPGILKVAQVILSLLGFICITVSSQSSSSRGGWFNTVAMGGFWFTGILLVFYLFHIVEKFSKIPWIKIEFIFCSIWTAFYLLAAALAADYAKYVEAFGVAAFFGFCAMVAYGQDAWLKFQAARSGALAQDSSNKWIKWLSLFICNCTRHKRKEGVRFQDIHTSNVS
- the LOC114878348 gene encoding extensin isoform X1, yielding MPRVRTLLTSNQLLACVAVLVSAQFNQDIEGGSPPKGLPAPLRSARFQRLPSARPAIPTQAALANQRLTGPRRPIGTGPGPLAPFKPLRPNSPNLPTGPAQNLPQHIKPVNEEPDEDARNRESQREQDDDSELSEEQSESQEDSEENVPRAIANLGAVSRSSAGPSAQSPPVQYRPPLQTASPSTGRGGGVSATPAPQPVQYRPPPKANKPRKPIEEPFKQQVKAPPTKPVKTSQPFDGRGKKPVAQIIRRYRNDNPDGSITWGFENDDGSYKEELIGIDCITRGKYGYIDPDGIRREYTYETGIKCDEEQREEDEENGFVDYQENKLVLPDGKTIDLSSMGKKQGRRPKYVHRN
- the LOC114878348 gene encoding extensin isoform X2, encoding MRVAVILLACVAVLVSAQFNQDIEGGSPPKGLPAPLRSARFQRLPSARPAIPTQAALANQRLTGPRRPIGTGPGPLAPFKPLRPNSPNLPTGPAQNLPQHIKPVNEEPDEDARNRESQREQDDDSELSEEQSESQEDSEENVPRAIANLGAVSRSSAGPSAQSPPVQYRPPLQTASPSTGRGGGVSATPAPQPVQYRPPPKANKPRKPIEEPFKQQVKAPPTKPVKTSQPFDGRGKKPVAQIIRRYRNDNPDGSITWGFENDDGSYKEELIGIDCITRGKYGYIDPDGIRREYTYETGIKCDEEQREEDEENGFVDYQENKLVLPDGKTIDLSSMGKKQGRRPKYVHRN